DNA sequence from the Mangifera indica cultivar Alphonso chromosome 18, CATAS_Mindica_2.1, whole genome shotgun sequence genome:
GTATCTCGAAGCCATCAGGAAAGAcagcaaaataaagaaaacaggGTCTCAAGTTCAGAGGTAGATTCAGGTAAGAGAAAGATGGAATCCAAAAGTGAAATGgcaattctaattttttagcTGCATCACAGTGAAAAGCCAGCCTCGAGAAAATTTCTTGGATATCCATCTCTGACAAAAAACCTGACATGCATAAGATGGCTAAAGGCCACCCTAGAcaaaattttgtcaatgaatttaTGACAGGGTCTAACTGAAGCCTACAGCCCTCTTTGATAAAAACCCTATCAAGTAACATCTCCTGGCTGTCTTCTTCTGATAGTAGCGGAATGTGAAGGCGATAGGTGTTCCAGTGATCGCCAACTTCCAAAATTTTGGATGTTATTAGCACTCTACTTCTGTTATGATCATCAGGAAGGGCCTGGTTGAAATCTTTCCAAAATTCAGAATTCCAAACATCGTCCAGCACAATGAAGAATCTTCTGTTTGCCAGGAAATCACGAAGAGCATTTATCTTCAATTCACAGTCTTTATCTATAACATCAATCAATAAAGAAGAAGGCATCACAGACTTCAAAATTTCGTCCAATATCTTGTGGATATTGTAGTTAAAAGACACCTCAATCCAAGCTCGGCAATCAAAATAGTTCTTTACGTAATTACTGTTGTAAACTTCAGCAGCGAGTGCGGTCTTCCCGTCACCATCAAGTTCACTAATAATTGAAATTGCGGAAAGTGAATCGTCCCCCTCAATCAAGAGATCTAACAAATTCTTTGTCTCTACTTCACGACCCACCAATCGGGGTTTGTTGTTGATGAGCTTCCTTTCCCTCCTCTGCACGTTCAGTCTTCTCTCTGATGAAGGAGAAGAATAGTTAACTTCAGGAAGCTTTGATGCAATCTCTTCACCTTCGAGCATGAGACACCTCAGTAATTTAATTGCATAGACGTGGTCTCCTTCGAAGGCATGAAAAGGTTCCATCTTCCTCCCGTTCACTGTAAATGAccaggaagaagaagaattgtaaAATTGATCTACAGGTGATTTGATAGTTTGATCTGCATTATGGAAACCCCTCTCCCTCTTCATCATCTCATCCACATCAGGAAAAGACTCGTCCTCCTTCCCCATCACTCGAGAAGAATCTTCGAGTTGATCAGCGCACATTAGTGGCGTTGGGAATTCTTCTTCCCCgagatttaatttgtttgtactaGTACTTATTTTGACGCCATCGTCAGCATCAGAAGACACCCTGGAATTGCTTTGGCTCTTGCGTTGCATGATGTTGAGCAAGAATATGTCGATTGCCGAATCTGATTTATGAGAATAGTCGATCAGTTGCTTTTTGATATTCCAGATTTGTGGATTTGATTCATATGCACGAAGGACATTGCCAATAAGGTTGTGTTGATGTTCCTTCATAAAAGAAGTCATTAGTTCAAAATCAGTTTGAATCCTCCGAAGCACTTCCTTAACTTCATCAGGCAAAATACCTTCATCTCCTGCTAAGAGCCTTTTTAGCCTTTGTGAAAATACTACAACGTCCATATCTCTACCCCACTCTCTAGAATCAAATAATATGAAGCTTCAGAAATTTCCTGCTGCGACTGGACTTTGGTggagttttttttattgttaccattgatggactttgaTAATTGCCGCTGCTCTGAAGTGAACGAATACTGTGGTTTCCTGCACTGTTAATACTCCAGCAGAAATGTGATTGAAGCATGAGATGCTGAAGCTTTGTTTAGTTGTGAAGTCAACTGAAGTAAAGAATCAGATAAGAAGTTGTAGATTAAATGGGGCTATTAGAGTCTATAGGAGTGGGTTGCAATTTGACGTCTGCTTTACCATTGAAGGTATCCCTGGGCCGTCTGCTTAAGTTGTGGGCGTGATTTATGTGGTTAGAATATAATCAAGATtcacccattaactttgaaaatctcatttacccacccatagctatttaaatctgttaatttgaagggcaaaaatcattattttatatttaatattaaacataaacttaaatatgatttcattccctccccccccccccccccaaaatttaaaaaactaacttttctcctctaaatcaagttttaaaaaaatcacatttcccccctagggtttagtttcaatatctcATCACTCTCTCCAGTGCCATTGTCGATCTCTCCCTCCTGACGGTTCCCCTTCCTCTGACGACTTGCCTCAATGCCACCTCAACCCCTTCGATGCTGGAGAGACGTCATTTAGGAAGAggaatcgtcttcccaaacgaagacgaaaTGACTCATCTTCATCTAAGAAGATGATTCCCCTTCCTAGATGACTCGTTTTTGTTTGAAAAGATGATTCCTTTTCCCAGACGACATCTCTCGGGCATTGGTGGGGTTGGGGTAGTATTGAGGCAAGCCGTCGGAGGAAGAGGAACCGTTGAGAGAGAGAGACGACCGACAATAGTGCCGAAGAGAGTGACGgaatattgaaactaaaccctagaggagaatgtgattttttaaaacttggcttgggaaagaaaatgttagtttttaaacttataggAAGGGAAATAaggtaaattttttaagttaacttTAGCCAtccatgggtgggtaaacgaaattttcaaagttaaggagTGAAAACTTGCGAATGCagcatactttaggtgggaaatagtcctttggcctataattaAGGTAAAAAATAGTGATTATTTGTGATTCAAATAATCCACACCTGACCTTTATGAGGCACATGAAAAGGCGCTCTATCTACACAGTAGTAGATTTTTTTATGTACTCatatttttatggtttaaaatgTCAACCACGTCTCTCTTTACAAATATCGAGGAAAagtaatcaaatatttgaaGGTGAACAATAATTATgcatattttaatatatggaATAATGGAAAGGGCATTTATCTACCTGCAAAGTGatgagtttgattttttaaattaattgtttgtaTTGCGAGGGTATCAGTGATATCAActtataaacatatattttgggaaccaattaaaaaatatctatgAATTTTGAGCATGgttgaaaaataaattcttaacTTCATGGAAGGAATGATAGGTGGGAAATTATTTTTCAGGgtgggccaaaggacttattcccacctaaagtatcttgttttttcaaatttacatttattatctttaaaaattttatttatctagtaaagataattaaaattaataaaattctaacccctaaaaaatttatcttttttcctctcttaaatcctaaaaactaactattttatctataagtcaaattttaaaaaataatatttccccatagggtttaattttcaaactctaatGTCATTACCGACAGCCTTTCTCTCTCAACATTTTCTCTCCCTTCGACGATTCTCTCCTCTCACCTGGACCTCTAGGTGAAGTGATTGAAGCcagaaattacaaatttgttggAGCCTTGTTGACATTTTCAACCATAATCTTTGAACCAAATTGGAagttgtctttttcttttcaaaattttctttcattgcTCCACTTTTGTACACACACTCTCTAGAATCATATAATGGCGATTATTTGCCCACTTTCACCTTTGCTACAAGAGTTTATAACAACAGCTACAGGTAATGACGAACCCAAAAATGCAATATAGATggatcaaaattgaataaaagtaaaaatataaaaaatcaattaagaaaTGATAAAATCTAATAAACATCTGTGTGAAATTTTAGGGATTATTTTGaggttttaaatatattaaactagtcatttttcaaagttaagaggaTATTAAAGACTTATTTTCTATACTCAAGGGggtaattcatattttttaaacctaaggggGTCAAGTGAACCCTCCTAGGTCTGTCCTTGGTTATGGATATATGTTCTAATTGATTGCTGGAATTATACTCTAATCAATTGAGGTTATACAAACATATAAGAAGAGAAATTGCAATTTAAATGGCGACATAAGTGGAATGAGAGATTTCCGTATAAGTGACAATATTAGAGTCTATAGGAGTAAGTTCGTGCTTGCAAAGATTTTAAAAGTAAACTGTTAAAAGTGCAATTTTGTTAAACAATTAACCagaaatgataataatattagagtaatactatacatatctattttaagtatataaatagatacacatttatatatattatcatgtaattaaatattattttatcattaattcaagattatttaatcatattatgacacatataaatatgtgtccatttatatattcaaaattgataggtatagttttattaataatattaatattatattatataattaaataattttaaattaaaaataaaataatatttgttttaccTATATTTACAAAGGTGAGTTGAAAAATTCCTGCTTATTGGCCCACCTTCACATGCTGTGATTCAAATAATATCTATCCAATCCACCTCCATCTAGGAACCCACTAGAGATCGTCAACCATTAACCTATTTACCCATTTTCGTGATTCTAGTCAAATCACATTATTTCAAGTAAGATCTAACTAGGATTGCTCTTGACTAGTTCACGGACATTGAATGatctaatatttaatctaaattttataattattaatcttaaGATTAATGTAAAATAgggataaaaattattttaataatgataacaCAAACTTATTCAactttcaatatatattataaacataataaaaggtatttttctcatttcaggAAGGCCAATTCacaaatttttatcacaaatcCTGAAAATGTATGACAAAATGTGAATGAGACAAAtcttagagaagaaaatgttgaTCTCCGAATTTGGAGACCGACCAATATCTGGCTGCATGGGAGTCCAGGATTCCTTTTTTGTAGATAAACATTGATTTCACGTTTCAATTAGGTTAAAGGGTAGTTGGTAAATAAGGTTGATATTGttgttaattaatgaatatatttttctatagaGCCAAACATTCACGTTAAATTACTAGTATGATCGTGAGTAGGTTTGATGTCGTTATTCTTAATTTTCTCAAGTCAATATCTCTTGTCAGTATTTAATATCAAGGATTTCTCACCctattgaaatgataaattttagcATGTCACTATTGGAATTGCATCTTATTCTTCAATTCGAACAAacttgattcgaatctaactctacttaaaaatgtatatatatagttgtattgtttttttatcatcaatccCCTATATACCAAATTGATTCACTTTGTTTCTACTTTCTTTTAGGCATTCTTATCCATGTCAAAGGTTCCTTCCATGTGTCTTATCCATGTCAATGGTTCCTTTCATCGTTCTTATTTGTATCATTGCTAAGGTTGGATCCCAATTACAACTAACGTTCGGCATGTCAGAGTTTCCTTTCCATGTTTCTCATGAATAGTCAGGTAGATAAATGCCCTTTTCAAGTTTTGTCGCGAAAGAGAGATACAAATGTTAAAATACACATCATCATTGTTCACGCttccattttaaaataatttgtggGTGCATTAGGGGAAAATTGGATTCAATACAACGAacgtttatttttctttgttatttgaATCACAACAGGTGACGCTGGTCAAATACTCTAAGTAgcaaacttaattgaaaaataatgcCCATTTCttaagccaaaggacttattctcacccaaagtttactcTTTTCCAAAATTCTTACACATTGTCTTTCGCAAACCCAAATAACCACTCATGGGCTGCTAAAGTTAACCAAATTCTGACACTGGTTGGAAGAGGAATTGGACAGATACAATAaactttaataattcataagTAAGTATatgagtttttgaaagataatgaGTTAAAACTTGGGAAAAAAgtgaactttgggtgggaataaatcctttggccccATTTCTAATTatcaagtttagagtttaacGGATGCCTTCTCGTCCATTTGGGCACAACAGAGACTAAAGTTCTGAagcttaaaattatataatcatagaGATACGGACTTTGTAGTATTTTCACAGAGGCTAAAAAGGCTATTAGCAGGAGCTGGCTCAAGTTAAGCAAGTGATTGGGAGAATTCAAACTTATATTGAATGTATGACTTCTTTCCTAAGGGAACATCAACACAACATTGGTAATTTCCATTATATCTATGAATCAAATCCACAAATCTGGAATATTAAAAAGCAACTGATCGATTATTCTCATGAATCCGATTAAGCCATTCTATCTATTGAGTTGTTTCCTAACACATCTCGTTCTAACTATGATAATAAGACTACTCCACCTTCCTCTAGCTCTCTTATTCCAAGACAAACAAATGATCACATCACAGCCAGACTTGAAGAATCTAGCCCATAGGCAGATTTTGTATCTTCACTTAGCTCTTCTCCAAATTCAAAGCCTCTACCCCATTCACCTCCAACTAGCAAACCCACTTGAGTTCGTCGACTGCTAACCTTCAGCCAACTAAGATTGTTaaacaaaatgacaattaacgttgataatcttttattctttcataAATCATGGCTCCATCGTTCATATTTGTAACATTGCTAAGATTGGATTCCAAGTACACACTtcaataaatttcataaaaggtGACGAAAATTTTTgtcccaaaaattaaaaattcattccTAAAAGTAAATAACATCCTTAAATATCAAAAACGttgttcttaaaaattaaacgtTTCATCTCTAAATTGAATAGTTGTTGTATAGTGACAACTGGCCTTCATGTTTGATTGTTTATCATCAACACCCCTATAAAACAAATTGATTCACTTTGTTTCTTCTAGCCATTCTTTTCGACAGTTTCTCTTTCTTATCCTTGTCAAAGCTTCCTTTCCATATGTGTCATGGTCAGGTAGATAACTGCCCTTTCCACAATTTCGGTCGAGGGATCTAGTCATATCGCGAGGACTGTACTCGCTGCAGAAGTTTATAACAGCAATTACGTGAAGAACTATTTTGATTGCCGGGCTTGGATTGTGGTGTCTTTAAAATACAATCGTCACAAGATATTCGACAACATTTTGAAGTCTGTAATGCCTTCTTCtttattgaatgattttatgGACAAAGATTTTGAGTTGAAGAGAAATGCACTGCGTGATTTCCTGACAAACAAAAGATACTTGATTGTGTTGGATGGTCTTTGGAATTCTAGTTCTCGGTATGATTTCATCCAGGCCCTTCCTAATGATTACAACAGAAGTAGAGTACTAATAACAACCAATGATTTTAATGTTGGCTATAACTGGGACGCCCATCAACTTGAAATAGAGCGACTATCAGAAGAAGACTTTGATTTCACGTGATTGAATTGATAGACTGACTTTGTAACGGCAAAATTTTCTTATGCATTTGTTGTCTTATTCTCAATTCTATTCTACACATCATTTCCTCAAGTTTTAATTACTTACTTTACAAGTCGAGTCACTTTTATTCTCCTTTTGCAATTATGCTCACCTTACAAGTCAAGTCACATCTATTCTCTTTTTGCAATTATACACAAATCCTTGGAAGAAGCAAATAAGCCACACTTTCCAcatctttaataaatttcttaGAGGATCATATtgcatctttttttctttattgtatATATGGGCTCCACTTTTTTACTGGTTGGAACCATTAGTTACCAAATTTTTCACCCATGGACTTCATTATTATGGTGGCTCGTGTTCCAATATCTTGATCGGGCTATATAGTTTCCAAAATTCATTATTCTGTATCAGAACTAGAACTttactaaatatttaataaaaagaaatttaaaggaatataaattatgtaaattcaCAAGCTGATTCCGAGAGAATTTTAATCTGAAGTTTTTACGAAGTGGCAGGGGCTTTTGGCAGTAGAAAGCTGGTGGTTTGTCTTTAGATTGTATGTCTTAGTAGACCCTTAacatataaattcaatttaaaataaaatcgtaTTGAAAACATTTAATCCGAACACTGTCGGAATTACCTTCATTTCCTTAATTATCCACATCAAGCGAAACTCATTATGAGTTATGAAATTCCTTCGGTTGTTAGGGATTCTATCTTGATTTGAAGTTTTAGCCTGAAATGCCAATTTGTCCTCAGGAACAGTGCTTTCCATTGAacttctcattttttaaaaaaataaacttaccTTTCTTCCTATAAAGTGGAATACAGCCAAATTTGGGTAATAATTAGagtaaaatagataaaaactAATCAAACCTAAGTACATGAGAATATAAAGTTTCGTATATGTATGAGCTTATCATAACCAATAGAATAAAGTCTACTCGTGACCCCTTTATAAAGCAGAAGCGTGTATCAAAGGTGCACAGTCGTGCATCAACTTAATTCccacatttttcaatttgtcaTCATCTAGGTCATGTCTTGCAAGAATTGATgcattttaatcttgtttttgttatcatCCAAACACCATGGGGTTCAACACTAAAGATTCATCCCCTCTCTTCACAAATTGCATTGGTTTTTCAAAGAAGCCATACCTCTGTCATTGCTAAGAGTTATTTAGTCTTGCAAGAGATTGAGTAAAGGAAATTTTATTATAGGAAGGGAGtagaaaagggaaattaattttCTGGTCCAAATAGGAGATGTATGATGGAACACCTCCTCAGATAAATAAGAGAAACCACAAACACTAAATGGAAAACACAAAATCTTCAGCTTAAGAAAGTGAAATGGAAATTGATTGTTTAATTGACTCTTAAGCATTTTTAAACAactttttaaatcaagttaGGTTTTAGATTAATTAGGAAAAGGGTGAACTGGAGAAACTGAGGTTGTGGTCAGTTACTTGACTGGGCATCTTTACTTTGATCCAGATTTGTTTTCTGAGTCGGTTTTGGTTGATGGAACcgaaaccaaaaccaaaaccaatcAGTTAAAAAAGATTGGAACCTAGACCTACATGGAGTAAAATGTTTTAGGATAGGAACTAGAATAAAAATTTGGGTACTTGACGAGTGCTAGTTTCGATTTGGATATTTTGTTCTTTCCTACTTGTCGACATTCAAAAGTGTTGTTCACATTTTCcggaaaatatataaaatataacaattatccCCTTAAACTTGTCTAAGATTTGGAGGGCAAAGTGTAACTTTATTACATAAGTTGTAGAAGGTTGTTTGAGATTTTACTCAGCatgcataaatttatatcaacaTAACAAGTGTTATGTTATTTCACACATGATgccatgttattttttataggTGGCGTAAGATATCAGCCATAGAATTTTTTAACATCtaacaatattttgaataaacCATTCAACGTTATAGGATTTGTTTAGGATATATgcttcaagatttttttttttttttcagaatgtTGCATCaagggaaaaatgaaattttgaggCTTTGGCCAAGCACCCCTCAAATTCTGTTTGATAATTAAGTGATCTTGGTCTTGATATAATTTTTCTCGTTATGATTGTTATATGTATGGTTGGCAAATAGGATAGATATTTGAGATTGAATGTAAAGTTGATCGTCTATTTGAATCAGTGTTTGTTCAACTACCTTCCCAAATTACATAAATTCATGTATCCTCTTCTCATTAGAAGTCTTATTATTCTAGTGGTCTTTTAGTAAATGTTTaacatgataattttgattatgtttcaTGTGAACTTGGcaaatataatgttttatttctttgatgATTATTATCATTTCACTTGGATATATTTTCTGAAAAGCCACGCTCAGTTACCGAAGATTTATGTGGCCTTTGTTGCTTTTGTGAGAATTCAATTCTCCTGTGTCTTTAAAACTTTTAGAAATGATAATGTCATAAGGTATAACAATGCTAAAATTCTTAACTTTCTCTCTCAACATGGTACCACCGTTTAGAGGTCTTGTCTTAGTAgcttttgaaaaaacaaatgtGCATAACACAAACATAGATACATCCTAAGCACTATCCATACTTTTTTGATCTCTGCCTCATGTCTTGAATAGCATTCCCTCACTAGCAACCAAAATCCTTATGAATGTTTATATAGTAAACTCCCTGATTATAATTGCAACACTGTCAATTTagtatgttttaaattatttgatgcTTTTGAGATTGGAAAAACATTGGCCAAGTGATGttgaaaatttggaattttCACCTAAAAAATAGTTGTGCATGAAGGATGCACGTCTATTCAAAAGCATTCCATGTGGATGATATAGATATCCTGCCATGTCAAAATTTTAAGTGGGTGAACAACCGTACGCCAATTATACACGATTGTTCTAATGGTTGTTATCCGATTCTATTTAAAGAATCACATTCCGCACGATTTCCCTCTCAATGGATTCTGATCGTATTTTATTCTCATCCcatatttaaactttaattgtTTATCATAGAAGATTTTGGGCCATTGGAAGAGGATTTCCGATGACCAAGAAGAAGTTTCTGGCATCAAACTCTATGGTCAGAATAGAGGTAAGTAAGGGTTTAATGTTTTCTCATGCTTTGATGAACGTGAACAGATTTTTGATGCTAGAGATTTCATGTTGATTAAGAAATATGTGAAAGCcaaattatggataaaattattagttataataCTATCAGtaaggattaaaactgaaattatAACCATGAAAGAACATGAAATGTCATATTAAGAATATCAATTGTTATTGTGTTGAATGAGGAAAATATTCCCTCGAGAAGTACTGCCTTTGAAGAAAAGCATCATTAACCATGACTATTAGAGCATGCATTAACTTAAGACTTCAATCATACACATACAACATAATACAACATTCCAAAAATATGAGTATCCCTTGTCAGTATTCAATATCCATGATTCCTTGCCCTGTTGAGATGATAAATTTTAGCATATCACTACAAGAATTACAACCTATTCTAATgcagaaaatatcaattatacaTGTCCATTTCACTTCACAATtgctaaacaaaaaaaaaaaaagtaatgttgATAATCTTTAATTCTTTCTTAAATCGTGACTTTGTTGTTCTTATTTGTACCATTGCTAAGGTTGGATTCCAAATACAACCGGCATTCTACATGTTTGGTCAGGTAGATAAAATGCCCTTTTAGGAGACATTTGGCTAAAGGATTATAAAAATTACTctcataatttatcttttattagtcattttattttgtttggtttataaattaaaaaaaattacagcaaTCTTATATTACTAATGATAATGcgatagataatataagaggtaatttgattaccacctccactttaggtattaaaagaggtcatcttgattttaatataactatatccttatttattaatttttttaagggtaaaaataattttatttttcattaatataacaaataatataaaaatattttaaaataattaagcataagggtatttaagtaaaataatatattagaattcttttattacttttaatgaaatgcaataattatttatatctacctatttttattaaattttatcaaatatactaataatttatatctaataatcttcaaaataatttttttattttagtaataaaacattcccCATACCAAAAACCCCCTTAAAGTATGGTGATGACAAAGATACATACATTAGAATATACATCATTATTGTTCagtcttcaattttaaaataatttcagtAGTTTTATTAGGAAAAAACTGGAAGAAATACAACAAACGCAGCAGGTGAAGCTGGTCAAGTGCCCTACCAAACATAACTGAAATACAATAGTCATTTCTAATGATCAATGTCATGCCTTTGAATTGAAGGGATGCCTTCTGAGTCCATCCGGGCACAACAGATCGACATTAAACTTCtgaaacttaaaattatatgattctAGAGACATGGACGTTGTAGTATTTTCACAGAGGCTGAAAACGCTATCAGCAGGAGATGAAGGTTTTTCGCCGGATGAATTTAAGGAAGTGCTTCGGAAGATTCAAACTGATTTTGAACGTATGACTTCTTTCATAAGGGAACATCGACACAACCTTATTGGCAATTTCATAAAAACAGATGAATTAAATCCACAAATCTGGGATATCAAAAAGCAACTGATCATAATGGAAGTAGAGTACTCATAACATCCAAAGATTTTAACGTTGGTACAAACTGGGACGCCTGTCATCTTGATATAGGGCGACTATCTGAAGAAGACAGTCAGGAGATGTTACTTGATAGGGTTTTTATCAAAGAGGGCAGTCAGCTTGAGATCGAGCCTGTCATAAATTCACTGAGAAATTTTTGTCGAGGGTGGCCTTTAGACATCTTATGCATTTCAGGTTTGTTGTCAGAGATGGATATTCAAGATCTTTTCTCGAAGCTGTATCTTCACTGTGTTGAAGCAAAAAAAATACACTTGCCATCGCTCTGCTGGATTACATCTTACTCTTTCCCGAATCTACCTTTGAACTTGAAACcctgttttctttattttgctgTCTTTCCTGAAGGCTTTGACATATTCACATGGCACTTGTATCAGCTTTGGATTGCTGAAGGTTTCATCCATCATAACAGTGAGGCAACAGCTGAGGAGTACTTGAAAGAGCTGATAGCCACCGGCTTTGTTCAAGTAGAAAAGAGAACATCTGGAGGTAGAATTAAAACATACAACATTAATGGTTATACCCGGGATATTCTATTTAGCATCATGGTTGAGAAGGTGCAGTTTATCCATGTTCAACTTAAAATTGAAGATGAGCCGCCACTCAAAAGATTTAAGCAGCTCTCTATTCATTTTGATGCCAGCATATTTGTACCTTCAAAGTAC
Encoded proteins:
- the LOC123201766 gene encoding probable disease resistance protein RF9, giving the protein MDVVVFSQRLKRLLAGDEGILPDEVKEVLRRIQTDFELMTSFMKEHQHNLIGNVLRAYESNPQIWNIKKQLIDYSHKSDSAIDIFLLNIMQRKSQSNSRVSSDADDGVKISTSTNKLNLGEEEFPTPLMCADQLEDSSRVMGKEDESFPDVDEMMKRERGFHNADQTIKSPVDQFYNSSSSWSFTVNGRKMEPFHAFEGDHVYAIKLLRCLMLEGEEIASKLPEVNYSSPSSERRLNVQRRERKLINNKPRLVGREVETKNLLDLLIEGDDSLSAISIISELDGDGKTALAAEVYNSNYVKNYFDCRAWIEVSFNYNIHKILDEILKSVMPSSLLIDVIDKDCELKINALRDFLANRRFFIVLDDVWNSEFWKDFNQALPDDHNRSRVLITSKILEVGDHWNTYRLHIPLLSEEDSQEMLLDRVFIKEGCRLQLDPVINSLTKFCLGWPLAILCMSGFLSEMDIQEIFSRLAFHCDAAKKLELPFHFWIPSFSYLNLPLNLRPCFLYFAVFPDGFEILTWHLYQLWIAEGFIHDNSEATAEKYLKHLVDAGFVQVIKRTSGGRIKTCNIHGYLRHFLFAGVRKEKFIRVHLRNEDKPPAKRVKRLSIHFDASRFVPSNYSAPCLSSLLCLGSTSDNLAQIDCNYISENFKLLRVLDLGTLVLQQYPTGIQTLFLLRYLKLNIPFLTRIPSQLCNNLLNLNTLDMPNTSIDNTADDIWKMLKLRRLNFKLIKLPAHPGKYCNSLENLNFISNLQPSSCTQDILSRLPNLRSLRIYGNLSSYQSTLSESLCKPLSLESLKLVNKSENSMVSSIKLSEYQFPPQLTQLSLSNAELKDDPMPTLEKLPHLKILKLKHNSYIGRRLACTSGGFPKLEVLHLKSMLWLEEWTMETAAMPNLECLVIHPCAYLRKLPEELWHIKTFCKLELWWPRPQLKQRLKDFEDVERYGIQIYPSGI